A stretch of the Amia ocellicauda isolate fAmiCal2 chromosome 10, fAmiCal2.hap1, whole genome shotgun sequence genome encodes the following:
- the acot13 gene encoding acyl-coenzyme A thioesterase 13 produces MAALTLNSLKQVLKSAISGNGFDRVLSKVSLVSASPGRVVCELRVEEEHTNRGGTLHGGMTATLVDVVSTVALLHTERQAPGVSVDMNITYMNAAKLGDDVLITAQVLKQGRTLAFATVDITNKATGKLIAQGRHTKHLGS; encoded by the exons ATGGCTGCTTTAACTCTGAATTCTTTAAAACAAGTATTGAAATCCGCCATCAGCGGGAATGGATTCGACCGAGTTTTAAGCAAG GTGAGCCTGGTGTCGGCCAGCCCAGGCAGGGTGGTGTGTGAGCTGCGAGTGGAGGAGGAGCACACCAACCGCGGCGGCACTCTGCACGGAGGCATGACGGCCACACTGGTGGACGTGGTGTCCACAGTCGCGTTACTGCACACGGAGCGGCAAGCGCCAGGGGTCAGCGTGGACATGAACATCAC ATACATGAATGCAGCAAAACTGGGAGATGATGTCCTTATCACTGCTCAAGTTCTGAAGCAAGGGAGGACCTTGGCGTTTGCTACAGTAGACATCACTAACAAAGCAACGGGAAAACTCATTGCTCAGGGAAGACACACTAAACATCTTGGCAGCTAA